tttattttatttttgctatttttaatCTTAAGGAGAGTAGGAAGACCCTTTacccattattttatttttcatatttttaatttcaaggaGAAGAGTACTACCCGTTCTATCACGGGTCAAACTTGCTGCAAACTTGCTGCACATAAACTGTTATACACActtcaaaatatgattttaattgCTTTTTGGTTGTGCATAAAACTTTGTAAAACAGATTCAATAATAAACAGAACTCAcatttaatcaaaaaaaaaaaaaaaaaaaaaacagaactcACCGACCGCTAAATTAGTTGGCACTTGGCATCCTATATTCTAAACTAAATGAAGTGACGTGGTTGGCACGTGCGTAAGAAATTAGAGAATCATATCCAGGGCGTTTTATGCCAACAGGCTTGTGCCAATCTTCCCAATGAAAAGGGGTACTTCACTTGTAGCTTGGCACTTTGTGTAGGGAATCTGTGACTGCAAACGCCTACAAACAAAAGTACTAGACTTTTTGGTAGCctaatccaaattcttcatcaatCTAAGAGAACTGCCAAAAAAGCAAACATCTCATCCACCAAATCCAACCCACCCAAGAAAAATAAGGGAAAGGAACTTGTCATCTCCACtaatgaaaaaaagagaaaaagggccTCATCTCAAAGAGATCTTTGAGCACTCACTCGTGAACCTCGTGCtatctttaattaaatatatacaaaGAACAACcactcacactctctctctgtctctataTGTGGGACTTGATGGCGGATTTTTTCCATCTGCCAAGAGCATTAATCCCCATCTCACACATAAAAAGATAACATCAACCCACTAACTTATCTCATGCCAAAGTGACGTTACTTTCTCATTTTGTGAACCCACAAATgctagagaaagagagagagagagagagagagagcaagtaAACAACTACAGGTAGTGGGTGTTCCATATGGACAACATAAGTACATTTTCTAAGGCTACAAGCACTAAGAATTACTTGGTTCAAGAAGGGACAACAGGAATCCTTTCCTCGGAAAAATTGCTGGTCATGAAGCTTGTGAAAGATGAAGATGTGGGCAATTCTTCAAGCTCGTCAAAGAAGTCATTTTCCTCTGACATGGGTGTGGAGAAGTTCATGAGCTGGGAGTAACAAAGGGGTTCTTCATCCAAGACAAGACCCATTGTTTCATGGGGTTTTTCTAGGTTCACTGTGAAAGGGTCTTCTGCTTGGTTAACTATTATATCTTGGGAACTGCTTATAGGGGATTGTATGTAGAGGAAATGATCTTCACctggttctttttctttagttgtCATAGTGGgttcattttgtttttcttcttcttgtgcTAGCTCCTGCTGTTCCTCTTTTAAGGGTGTTTGGAGATCTACAGTGGAATGGGTTTTGGGTTCTTCTGCTAGTTGGATCAGGTTGGTGGTGGAAAGATCAGGACCTGGATGGTTATGGCTAGAGGTGTAGGTGATGATGAGCATTGAAGCATCATTTCTGCATCTCTCTACTTGTTTTTTGGCCGAACAACCTTTTGATGTGCTACACCTATAGTAACCCCTGCAAGAAGTTacaagtaaaaattaaaaagaaattaagaattgTAGATGaggaggaaagagagaaagccaacgaaaaatgaaaaagaaggtcTTTTGGATCACTTTTTGGTAAAACCTTAAGGTAATGGAGGAAAAGGAAATCCAATTTGACCTTAAAATTCATGCTATAAATGAGTAACAGCCAGGAAGGTTAAAGTTACTATCTTGGGATATGAAATTTTAagttgaaagaagaagaaaatgaatccATCCAGATAATAAAAGCTTGtaagaaaaaaccaaaacatgACATGATAATTTAAAGCAATGTAAACCTTGGATAAGGAGATCCTTTAATAGGTTTTTGGCCATATTTTCTCCAAGACCAAAAATCAGAAGGTGGTCCTTCATTCTTTAGTTTCCCAACATTTGCTCCAATTCTCACTGTAACAGCAGTTTTCTGAATCATTTTCCTGTAACAGTACACAACAAATGGTActaaatgtcaaataaattCAGACAAGTTAAAGAATccaccagaaaaaaaaaaaaacaatcatagAAAATATGTATTTCCCAAACTATAGTAACTCAAGAGTACAAACACCTTTTTAAGGTACTGACTCACCACCTTTTTTctcctgaaaaaaaaaaaaaatttaaggtacTCCAATAACTCACCTTCTTTTGGATGCCTGAGTTTCTGGTTTGAGTTCTTTTGAAACCTCTTTGTCCAGCTTTGGCAAGAGAGAATCATCCATGATTACCTGTTGCTTGTTCTTCCTCTTCcagcctctctttcttcttactATATGATGCCAAAAATCATAAAAGCAACCGAGAGAGTTGTTATGGGATCAAGTTGCTGAAGTAGTCAAGAACCAAAAAAGATCAAGATCAGTGGTCTAAAGTCTAATAgataagaaggaaaaagaaagaaagaaagggaggaAGGACAGGAAAGAGATGACAGAGCCCCAagttgctttctttctttcttttcactcATTTAATACAAATCTACGAACAACTATTCAAATATCAGCAGCACCACCTCTAACCCAACCCACTttacaatataataataaaaccacTCACACTGTGTGACTGTGTGTGTGGAAACTTGGAAAGAGATTTTTCCATGGAAAAACATCCTGGTCCCATATCCATTTAATTGGCTGCATGGCACTGGTGGGGTCCTACTCCATTGCAGTACAACTGTGGTTGCCATGTGGATATTATCATGGTGAGTAAGCCAAGCCAGATAGAACTGGCTCAACCAAACCAACCAATTTTTGTGTGAATGTAAGCACACGTGGGAAATTTAAACATAAATGACTTGCATTGCACCTGGTCCTGGATTACAAATTAACAGCATTTGGTAGGAATAGGATGACAATGtcatatagatatatagatggacacatttttagcaactttttacTCTTATGGTGATTTGCAAAATGAATAGTAGCGCAGATGAGATCACTGTGTTGGAACCTCTTTGTGATATTCTTAAGCAGGACCCAGCTGTCTTCTGTTTTGCTTGTGTAGTTGTGTGCATTTATAAGTGATGACACTTAACCGgattctctccaaaaaaagaaaagaaaaagaaaaaaagaagctagTATTATCTAATAAGAGAGGGCTGTAGGACCACCGCCAATGTTGGCAAAGTGGTACCCCCTCCCACCTTGAGGGTTCGGGGGTATTTATGTAGGGATGATAATTTTGCCTTATCTTATCTTGACCTGTTCTATCTCGCTCTCATATGAGTTTTCTCCTCCCCACATAGGTTGTGGGGCAGGGATGGGATGAGTATGAGTTTAGGTTTTTTAGCCTTGCCTGCATTATGGTGAAAGAaagtgaaaattatttttgaaaaactaggCAATGttaattttgttatgtattGGGAGTTTGGATTATGTTGttttgtcttgttaaacactttggatattattatgttgtcattgataaaaattagttttatttgatataataaatttatttgtcattttaagtatatttatattaatgaaatgaGTTGTGGAACGTGCTAGGGTGGGGTGGGGCTTTGCAGGGATCCTAAGGGGTGGAGATGAGGTAAGGAAGTTTGTTCTATCGTATGTGGCGGGGATGAAGACTTCATTCTTCGGCCCCGCCCTGCTCTATTGCCATCTCTATATTCATGGGTTTGAGCCCTGGAGGGTGGGTTTGGGGTGATGTTCAAGATATTagtatttctaaaaattaaaaattaaaaattaaaaattaaaaattaaaaaaaagattaaaaaagaagaagaagaagaagaagaagaagaagaagaagacaaggcTATGGGGAGAAttaagctttttttatttttttattttttatagagggtttttaacttatggcatccgcttcagataatagctctttattattaaatcaagacatcaatcggtttttggtataagtagctctttatcatcaaatcaagacactaattagtttttagtgtaggtgaggattgaatcccaaatcttttatttaatcatcagaaactttaccaattgagctaactagagAATTAAGTTGGTTGTCAATTCTCAAACTAAGGACTATTATTTCCAAATCGTGGCAGAACTTGGGTCGAGTTGGATTGGGCTTAATGTTAACTTATTAGAATATTCATGTATGATTAAATAAGGAGTAAGTCTGAAGGCAAATACttgattttaaataataataataataagaaggcATACTTTTACATAGAATTTTTTGACCCAGTGAGTTGAATATGTgaataagttgtgaaaaatactgtgattttgtgtttgtagcaagacttttaattaatttttgaaatccCACATGGGCAACTATTGATAAAAGTGAGtgtttaatatgaaaaaaattagacCAAAACTCATTGACTTAAGTTTTTGGGTCAAGACACTCAAATCTACaaaccaattaaaaaactcTATTGAGAGAACAAACCCAAACACCTATATAGTAAATTTCAGCCGAAAACCTGAAAAAATAGATGCAAACACACAAAGAAattcattatataaaaaaaaattacataattaatGTTTACATGCTTAAATAAGAACTTCCAAATAACAAAATCTCTCTACGGCTTTCTCAAACTAATCCAAAGTTTTTCCCATTTGGAAAAACCTTTAACAAAACCATGGTATtgtctatttttttggatttattttttgttcatattactATTGTTTGTTTTCGAAATCTTTTTAAAACCTAAAGTATTTTCACTATCAATCCTGGTATTTGAGCTTATGCTTTTACAACACTTGCCATTTAATCTAACTTTTTTGGGCAAGCATATCTTACACATATTGTGGACACATGGATTGGTAGAAACCGTCCACCACTTGTCTAAGCGTCTGTTGATGGAGAGGATGCAGAGCTGAAGAGGAAGAGTGTGATAGTTGCTTATGTTCGCCACAGACAAAGCTTTTGTTGCTGTTATGGCACGACAATTTCATTATAAGCTTGGTGGCATTTGGGCTGATCTAagctttggagagagagaaagagaggtatGAGCCTTGTGTGGGTTGTGTTAGTCGAATGAGATTTTCACTCACCTGACTTACTTGTTAGATGAATTTGTCCAAGATCCTT
The sequence above is drawn from the Quercus lobata isolate SW786 chromosome 12, ValleyOak3.0 Primary Assembly, whole genome shotgun sequence genome and encodes:
- the LOC115970088 gene encoding probable WRKY transcription factor 69, with product MDDSLLPKLDKEVSKELKPETQASKRRKMIQKTAVTVRIGANVGKLKNEGPPSDFWSWRKYGQKPIKGSPYPRGYYRCSTSKGCSAKKQVERCRNDASMLIITYTSSHNHPGPDLSTTNLIQLAEEPKTHSTVDLQTPLKEEQQELAQEEEKQNEPTMTTKEKEPGEDHFLYIQSPISSSQDIIVNQAEDPFTVNLEKPHETMGLVLDEEPLCYSQLMNFSTPMSEENDFFDELEELPTSSSFTSFMTSNFSEERIPVVPS